In Manis pentadactyla isolate mManPen7 chromosome 3, mManPen7.hap1, whole genome shotgun sequence, a single window of DNA contains:
- the C8G gene encoding complement component C8 gamma chain — protein sequence MLTPRTAFLLTLLPAIGSLDHRAQRPPRPLSHFSTIQPKAGFDAQQFAGTWLLVAVASSCRFLQEQGHQAEATTLQVAPQGAAMRVSTFRKLDGICWQVRQLYGHTRVPGHFLLQAQGAHGKVDVVVGETDYRDFAVLYLQRAQQLSVKLYVRSLPASDTALSAFEQRVQGADLTEDHILFFPNYGFCEAADQFHILDEVKR from the exons ATGCTGACCCCCAGGACTGCATTCCTCTTGACTCTGCTCCCAGCCATTGGCTCCCTGGACCACAGGGCACAGAGGCCACCCCGACCCCTGTCCCACTTCAGCACCATCCAACCCAAGGCCGGCTTCGATGCTCAGCAG TTTGCAGGGACGTGGCTCCTCGTGGCCGTGGCTTCCTCGTGCCGCTTCCTGCAGGAGCAGGGCCACCAGGCTGAGGCTACCACACTGCAGGTGGCCCCACAGGGTGCAGCCATGAGGGTCAGCACCTTCCGAAAGCT GGATGGGATCTGCTGGCAGGTGCGGCAGCTCTACGGACACACGAGGGTCCCGGGCCACTTCCTGCTCCAAG CCCAAGGTGCCCACGGGAAGGTGGATGTAGTCGTCGGGGAGACGGACTACCGCGACTTCGCCGTTCTGTACCTGCAGCGGGCACAGCAGCTGTCAGTGAAGCTGTATG TCCGCTCACTCCCCGCCAGTGACACAGCTCTGAGTGCCTTTGAGCAGCGGGTCCAGGGGGCGGACCTGACCGAGGACCACATCTTGTTCTTCCCCAATTATG GTTTCTGTGAGGCCGCAGACCAGTTCCACATCCTGGATG AAGTGAAGAGGTGA